One stretch of Pseudomonas fragi DNA includes these proteins:
- a CDS encoding response regulator transcription factor, protein MNPVAVSPSRLLTIEDDPVLGAYLHEQLGRCGFDVIWCQNGQEGLARARQEHFDVVLMDILLPGMNGLQVLTQLRQTHALPVILMSALGAEADRISGFQLGADDYLPKPFSMAELRVRIQAILRRVALDRMPGVAQPTAPEHGLWFDEQASDVRCGEQWAGLTRSEFRLLDTLQRNADEVLSKAFLYQQVLQRGYAAHDRSLDMHISQIRRKLKTIGYHQREVRTVWGKGYVLSASDAL, encoded by the coding sequence ATGAATCCCGTAGCTGTTAGCCCTTCGCGCCTTCTGACCATTGAAGACGACCCCGTTCTGGGTGCCTACCTGCACGAGCAGTTGGGGCGCTGCGGGTTTGACGTTATCTGGTGCCAGAACGGCCAGGAGGGTCTGGCCCGCGCCCGGCAGGAGCATTTTGACGTGGTGCTGATGGATATCCTGCTGCCCGGCATGAATGGGTTGCAGGTGCTTACGCAACTGCGCCAGACCCACGCCTTGCCGGTGATCCTGATGTCTGCGCTGGGCGCCGAGGCCGACCGCATCAGCGGGTTCCAGCTGGGCGCCGACGACTACCTGCCCAAGCCGTTCAGCATGGCCGAACTGCGGGTGCGCATCCAGGCCATCCTGCGCCGCGTGGCCCTGGACCGCATGCCCGGTGTGGCGCAGCCGACAGCCCCTGAACATGGCCTGTGGTTCGATGAACAGGCCAGTGACGTGCGCTGTGGCGAGCAATGGGCCGGGTTGACCCGCAGCGAGTTCCGCTTGCTCGACACCTTGCAGCGCAATGCCGACGAGGTACTGAGCAAGGCGTTCCTCTATCAGCAGGTGTTGCAACGCGGCTATGCCGCCCACGACCGTAGCCTGGACATGCATATCAGCCAGATCCGGCGCAAACTCAAGACCATCGGCTACCACCAGCGCGAAGTGCGCACGGTATGGGGCAAGGGCTATGTGCTGAGCGCCAGCGATGCCCTGTAA
- a CDS encoding TlpA disulfide reductase family protein, whose amino-acid sequence MLKRLMAVAAVSATLLLAGCGNDYGVDQHGQKIASERLDKQWKIINYWAEWCGPCRIEIPELNSLEKQLQGQSVGVFGVNFDGLQGKELSDASAALGITFTVLAQDPAEVFDLPRSEALPVTYILDEKGKVRATLMGEQTAAGLLAKIKELRGA is encoded by the coding sequence ATGTTAAAGCGACTCATGGCAGTAGCTGCCGTTTCCGCCACGTTATTGCTGGCTGGTTGCGGAAATGATTATGGGGTCGATCAGCACGGACAGAAGATCGCGTCGGAGCGTCTGGACAAGCAGTGGAAGATTATCAACTACTGGGCCGAGTGGTGTGGCCCGTGCCGCATCGAGATTCCTGAACTCAACTCCCTGGAAAAACAGCTGCAGGGGCAGTCGGTGGGGGTGTTCGGGGTCAATTTCGATGGCTTGCAGGGCAAGGAGCTGAGCGACGCGAGTGCTGCGCTGGGCATCACCTTCACCGTGCTGGCGCAGGATCCGGCGGAAGTGTTCGATTTACCACGCAGTGAAGCGCTGCCGGTGACCTATATCCTTGATGAGAAGGGCAAGGTACGGGCGACCTTGATGGGCGAGCAGACTGCGGCCGGGCTGCTGGCCAAGATCAAGGAACTCAGGGGGGCCTGA
- a CDS encoding sensor histidine kinase, translated as MPCKVPGKNSVFWKLACLLVVFCLLMIWLSWSWGRYMDKRTGFLSEQAHGTLVRYAGEAERAWETGQQTGVDQWLQGMGRREPGWVGVIGQDLQSLSSYPLSERESERLTFLRGLDWPISHMKTARPWIKVPFPRDPSLGSLVIELPQRFMPGRSQVVWRIVTNGVIPGLLTLLLCVGLYRVLIVPLNHLREQANAWRADQLGARLSSQTTSRQDELGELARAFDQMSERLQSTVSQQQQLLRDLSHELRTPLSRLRVACDSEQGVEALRERLSREVDGMQRLVEDTLQLAWLDAERGPLPVEDIQVQALWEMLTENARFESGWPQSRLPCRVDEQCWVRGHLNSLAQALENILRNAIRHSPPDGIVSLSGQREGDMWHLWLDDQGGGVAPEELERIFAPFTRLDGSRPGDGGFGLGLSIARNALRLQGGSLWAENHAGGLRVHVRLPAGHVV; from the coding sequence ATGCCCTGTAAGGTGCCCGGCAAAAACTCGGTGTTCTGGAAGCTGGCCTGTTTGCTGGTGGTGTTCTGCTTGCTGATGATCTGGCTCAGCTGGTCCTGGGGCCGCTACATGGACAAACGCACCGGGTTTTTGTCCGAGCAGGCCCACGGCACCCTGGTGCGCTATGCCGGTGAGGCCGAGCGCGCCTGGGAGACCGGCCAGCAAACCGGCGTCGACCAGTGGCTGCAAGGCATGGGGCGCCGGGAACCCGGCTGGGTCGGGGTGATTGGCCAGGACCTGCAATCGCTGAGCAGCTACCCGCTGAGCGAGCGAGAAAGCGAGCGCCTGACCTTTTTGCGCGGCCTGGACTGGCCCATCAGCCATATGAAAACGGCACGGCCGTGGATCAAGGTGCCCTTTCCCCGGGACCCGTCCTTGGGCAGCCTGGTTATCGAGTTACCGCAGCGCTTTATGCCCGGACGCTCCCAGGTGGTCTGGCGGATTGTGACCAATGGTGTGATTCCGGGTTTGCTTACGCTGCTGCTGTGCGTGGGCCTGTACCGCGTGCTTATTGTGCCGCTCAACCATCTGCGCGAGCAGGCCAACGCCTGGCGGGCTGACCAGTTGGGGGCAAGGCTGTCGAGCCAGACCACCAGCCGTCAGGACGAACTGGGCGAACTGGCGCGGGCGTTCGATCAAATGTCCGAGCGTTTGCAGAGCACGGTGTCGCAACAGCAGCAATTGCTCCGTGACCTGTCCCATGAACTGCGCACGCCCTTGAGCCGTTTACGGGTGGCCTGTGACAGCGAGCAGGGGGTCGAGGCCTTGCGCGAGCGTTTGAGTCGCGAAGTGGACGGCATGCAGCGGCTGGTCGAGGACACCCTGCAACTGGCCTGGTTGGACGCCGAGCGCGGCCCGCTGCCGGTGGAAGACATCCAGGTGCAGGCGTTGTGGGAAATGCTCACCGAAAATGCCCGCTTTGAAAGCGGCTGGCCGCAATCGCGGCTGCCTTGCCGGGTGGATGAGCAGTGCTGGGTGCGCGGGCACCTCAACAGCCTGGCCCAGGCGCTGGAGAATATCCTGCGCAATGCCATCCGCCATTCGCCGCCTGACGGCATCGTCAGCCTCAGCGGCCAGCGCGAAGGCGACATGTGGCATCTGTGGCTCGACGATCAGGGCGGCGGGGTGGCGCCTGAAGAACTGGAGCGGATTTTTGCGCCCTTTACCCGCCTCGACGGGTCGCGCCCTGGGGATGGCGGCTTTGGCCTGGGCCTGAGCATTGCGCGCAATGCGCTGCGCCTGCAGGGCGGCAGTTTGTGGGCCGAGAACCATGCTGGCGGGTTGCGGGTGCATGTTCGTTTGCCGGCAGGGCATGTGGTGTAA
- the arsC gene encoding arsenate reductase (glutaredoxin) (This arsenate reductase requires both glutathione and glutaredoxin to convert arsenate to arsenite, after which the efflux transporter formed by ArsA and ArsB can extrude the arsenite from the cell, providing resistance.): MTDLTLYHNPRCSKSRGALELLEARGLTPTVVRYLETPLSAAQLRDLLARLNLSARQLLRSGEDEYKALNLGDSSLSEAHLIDAMAAHPKLIERPILVAGDKAVIGRPPEKILEILP, translated from the coding sequence ATGACCGATCTGACGCTTTATCACAACCCGCGCTGCTCGAAATCCCGCGGTGCGCTCGAACTCCTCGAAGCCCGCGGCCTGACCCCCACCGTGGTGCGCTACCTCGAAACGCCGCTGAGCGCCGCGCAACTGCGCGACCTGCTGGCCAGGCTGAACCTCAGCGCCCGCCAGCTGCTACGCAGCGGTGAAGACGAGTACAAGGCCCTTAACCTGGGCGACAGCAGCCTCAGCGAAGCACACCTGATCGACGCGATGGCGGCCCACCCCAAGTTGATCGAGCGGCCGATCCTGGTCGCAGGCGACAAGGCCGTGATTGGCCGCCCGCCGGAAAAAATCCTGGAGATCCTGCCGTGA
- a CDS encoding response regulator — translation MLKNLGIKGRVLLLTLLPVSLMATVLGGYFTWLQQSELQSQLLQRGEMIAEQLAPLVAPAMGRHDTALLARIATESLEQQDVRAVAFLNANHEPLAHAGPIMLNRAPLGSSTQLQQRTDNDATRYLLPVFGRHRNLAGDVIPNEAHRLLGWVELELSHNGMLLRSYRNLFASLLLIATGLVLTTLLALRMSRTINAPLGQIKQAVAQLKDGHLETRLPPLGSHELDELASGINRMAETLHNAQEELQHSVDQATEDVRQNLETIEIQNLELDLARKEALEASRIKSEFLANMSHEIRTPLNGILGFTHLLQKSELTPRQFDYLNTIEKSADSLLGIINEILDFSKIEAGKLVLDNIPFNLRDLLQDTLTILAPSAHDKGLELVSLVYRDTPLSLVGDPLRLKQILTNLVNNAIKFTREGTIAVRAMLEDQDENETDGSVQLRISVQDTGIGLTAQDIRALFQAFSQADNSLSRQPGGTGLGLVISKRLVEQMGGEIGVESTPGEGSVFWISVKLPKARDDVEDLPGAPLLGRRVAILEKHDLARQALHHQLEDCGLEVTPCTTLENLTNCVTGAHQTAQAIDLAVLGVTANDMPPERLNQHIWDLEHLGCKVLVLCPTTEQGLFNPVVTNPHSQLLAKPACTRKLRRALADLINPRQPRSEPGEPLASRAPRILCVDDNPANLLLVQTLLEGMGAKVAAADSGYAALDAVKTQDFDLVLMDVQMPGMDGRETTEVLRQWESERQCTPLPVVALTAHAMANEKRALLQSGMDDYLTKPISERQLAQVVLKWTGLALRNQTSDNPHEPQRHNAQLPVLDHEEGLRLAAGKADLAIDMLAMLLASLEADRDAIRQARDAKDNNALIERVHRLHGATRYCGVPQLRAACQRSETLLKQTSPNAATALDELDLAITRLAKEARSTA, via the coding sequence GTGCTTAAAAACCTCGGTATCAAAGGCCGCGTATTGCTGCTGACGCTTTTACCCGTCAGCCTGATGGCAACGGTGCTGGGCGGCTACTTCACCTGGTTGCAACAGTCCGAACTGCAATCGCAGTTGCTGCAGCGCGGCGAAATGATCGCCGAGCAGCTCGCGCCGCTGGTGGCCCCGGCGATGGGCCGGCATGACACCGCCCTGCTGGCCCGCATCGCCACCGAATCCCTTGAGCAGCAGGACGTGCGCGCCGTGGCGTTCCTCAACGCCAACCACGAGCCCCTCGCCCATGCCGGGCCGATCATGCTCAACCGGGCCCCGCTGGGCAGCAGCACCCAACTGCAACAGCGTACCGACAACGATGCCACGCGTTACCTGTTGCCGGTGTTCGGCCGCCACCGCAACCTGGCCGGGGATGTGATCCCTAACGAAGCCCATCGCCTGCTGGGCTGGGTGGAGCTGGAACTGTCACACAACGGCATGCTGCTGCGCAGCTATCGCAACCTGTTTGCCAGCCTGCTGTTGATCGCCACCGGGCTGGTACTGACCACCCTGCTGGCCTTGCGCATGAGCCGCACCATCAACGCACCGCTGGGCCAGATCAAGCAAGCCGTGGCCCAGCTCAAGGACGGGCACCTGGAAACCCGTCTGCCGCCCTTGGGCAGCCACGAGCTGGACGAACTGGCCTCGGGCATCAATCGCATGGCCGAAACCCTGCACAATGCCCAGGAAGAACTGCAACACAGCGTCGACCAGGCCACCGAAGACGTGCGCCAGAACCTCGAAACCATTGAAATCCAGAACCTGGAACTTGACCTGGCCCGCAAGGAAGCACTGGAGGCCAGCCGCATCAAGTCCGAATTCCTGGCCAACATGAGCCATGAAATCCGCACGCCGCTCAATGGCATCCTCGGTTTTACCCACCTGCTGCAAAAAAGTGAGCTGACGCCGCGCCAGTTCGACTACCTGAATACCATCGAAAAATCAGCTGACAGCCTGCTGGGCATCATCAACGAGATTCTCGACTTTTCAAAAATCGAAGCCGGCAAGCTGGTGCTGGACAACATTCCGTTCAATTTGCGCGACCTGCTGCAGGACACCCTGACCATTCTCGCGCCCTCGGCCCACGACAAAGGCCTGGAACTGGTCAGCCTGGTCTATCGCGACACGCCGCTGTCGCTGGTGGGTGACCCGCTGCGGCTCAAGCAAATCCTCACCAACCTGGTCAACAACGCCATCAAGTTCACCCGTGAAGGCACCATTGCCGTACGCGCCATGCTTGAAGACCAGGACGAAAACGAAACCGATGGCAGCGTGCAATTGCGCATCAGCGTGCAAGACACCGGCATCGGCCTCACCGCTCAGGATATCCGCGCCCTGTTCCAGGCCTTCAGCCAGGCCGACAACTCGCTGTCCCGCCAGCCCGGCGGCACCGGGTTGGGGCTGGTGATTTCCAAGCGACTGGTGGAGCAGATGGGCGGCGAAATCGGCGTGGAAAGCACCCCCGGCGAAGGTTCGGTGTTCTGGATCAGCGTCAAGCTGCCCAAGGCCCGCGATGATGTCGAAGACTTGCCCGGCGCCCCGCTGCTGGGCCGGCGTGTCGCCATTCTGGAAAAACACGACCTGGCCCGCCAGGCCCTGCACCACCAGTTGGAAGACTGCGGCCTGGAAGTCACGCCCTGCACCACCCTGGAAAACCTCACCAACTGCGTCACCGGCGCCCACCAGACCGCGCAGGCGATTGACCTGGCGGTGCTCGGGGTGACGGCCAACGACATGCCCCCCGAGCGCCTCAACCAGCATATCTGGGACCTTGAGCACCTGGGCTGCAAGGTGCTGGTGCTGTGCCCAACCACCGAGCAGGGGCTGTTCAATCCTGTGGTGACCAACCCGCACAGCCAACTGCTGGCCAAGCCCGCCTGCACCCGTAAATTGCGCCGCGCCCTGGCCGACCTGATCAACCCGCGCCAGCCCCGCAGCGAGCCTGGCGAACCGCTGGCCAGCCGTGCGCCGCGCATCCTGTGCGTGGATGACAACCCGGCCAACCTGCTGTTGGTGCAAACCCTGCTGGAAGGCATGGGCGCCAAAGTGGCAGCAGCGGACAGCGGTTATGCCGCCCTTGATGCGGTCAAGACACAAGACTTCGACCTGGTGCTGATGGATGTGCAAATGCCCGGCATGGACGGGCGTGAAACCACGGAGGTGTTACGCCAATGGGAAAGCGAGCGCCAATGCACACCGCTGCCGGTGGTCGCACTGACGGCCCACGCCATGGCCAACGAAAAACGTGCCCTGCTGCAAAGCGGCATGGATGACTACCTGACCAAACCCATCAGTGAACGCCAATTGGCCCAGGTGGTGTTGAAGTGGACAGGGCTGGCCTTGCGCAATCAGACCAGCGACAACCCTCACGAACCGCAGCGCCATAACGCGCAATTGCCAGTTCTGGATCACGAAGAAGGCCTGCGTCTGGCCGCAGGCAAGGCCGACCTGGCCATCGACATGCTGGCCATGCTGCTGGCCTCGCTGGAAGCCGACCGCGACGCCATTCGCCAGGCGCGCGACGCCAAAGACAACAACGCGCTGATCGAACGCGTCCACCGCCTGCACGGCGCCACGCGTTACTGCGGCGTGCCGCAACTGCGCGCGGCCTGCCAGCGCAGCGAGACCCTGCTCAAGCAAACCAGCCCCAACGCTGCTACCGCCCTGGACGAGCTGGATCTAGCCATCACACGCCTGGCCAAAGAAGCACGCAGTACCGCATAG
- a CDS encoding META domain-containing protein has product MKRLILLAVLGASLAGCAGDPVKLQQNHTYVLEWIGERPLIDNSHLTVTLDDAGRAYGSGGCNHWFAPYTLEGDKLTFSGVGSTRKACAPALMEQEHRFFEALQTVQRWDISPIEQVRFWPAEGKPLRLWPEEG; this is encoded by the coding sequence ATGAAACGTTTGATCCTGCTGGCCGTACTGGGCGCAAGCCTGGCGGGCTGCGCGGGTGACCCGGTGAAGCTGCAGCAGAACCACACCTATGTACTGGAGTGGATCGGCGAGCGACCGCTGATCGACAACAGCCACCTGACCGTCACCCTGGACGATGCTGGCCGGGCCTATGGCAGTGGCGGTTGCAATCACTGGTTCGCGCCTTACACCCTGGAAGGCGACAAGCTGACCTTTAGTGGCGTGGGCAGCACCCGCAAAGCCTGTGCACCGGCGCTGATGGAGCAGGAGCATCGATTCTTCGAAGCCCTGCAAACCGTCCAGCGCTGGGACATTTCGCCGATCGAGCAGGTGCGCTTCTGGCCTGCCGAAGGCAAGCCGCTGCGGCTTTGGCCGGAAGAAGGCTGA
- a CDS encoding DUF2069 domain-containing protein: MAKKPKVLPPIEWLEPRVRLMRVISLVCFFGLIGLLCAYYLIFADLHGARPWVILLIELVPLMFVVPGMLMGSPRGHSFTCYVVNLYLIKGALAAFDPNRQVFGLLEIAASVAVFVSALLFVRWRYQLDRRLSGE; this comes from the coding sequence GTGGCTAAAAAGCCCAAAGTGCTACCGCCCATCGAATGGCTGGAGCCGCGGGTGCGGCTGATGCGCGTAATAAGCCTGGTGTGCTTTTTTGGCCTGATCGGCTTGCTGTGTGCTTACTACCTGATCTTTGCCGACCTGCACGGCGCCCGGCCGTGGGTGATCCTGTTGATCGAACTGGTGCCGTTGATGTTTGTGGTGCCCGGCATGCTGATGGGCAGCCCACGCGGGCACTCGTTCACCTGCTATGTGGTCAACCTGTACCTGATCAAGGGAGCGCTGGCGGCATTCGACCCCAACCGCCAGGTCTTCGGCCTGCTGGAAATCGCCGCCAGCGTGGCGGTGTTTGTCAGTGCCTTGTTGTTTGTGCGCTGGCGCTACCAGCTGGATCGGCGCCTGAGCGGCGAGTGA
- a CDS encoding 2-hydroxyacid dehydrogenase, which translates to MRTILFSSQTYDRDSFTAAAQDDGNELHFQPARLTLDTAALAHDYEVVCPFINDDLSAPVLEQLAAGRTRLIALRSAGYNHVDLPAAKRLGLSVVRVPAYSPHAVAEHAVALILALNRRLHRAYNRTREGDFTLHGLTGFDLVGKTVGVVGTGQIGATFGKIMAGFGCKLLCFDPYPNAELLALGAQYVTLPELLAGSHIISLHCPLTADNKHLINATSLATLKHGAMLINTGRGALVHTPALIEALKSGQLGYLGLDVYEEEAQLFFEDRSDLPLQDDVLARLLTFPNVIITAHQAFLTREALNAIAATTLSNIAAWKNGVAQNLIEG; encoded by the coding sequence ATGCGCACGATTCTTTTCAGCAGCCAGACCTACGACCGCGACAGCTTTACCGCGGCCGCACAAGACGACGGCAACGAGCTGCACTTCCAACCAGCGCGCCTGACCCTGGACACCGCGGCGCTGGCCCATGACTACGAAGTGGTCTGCCCGTTTATCAATGACGACCTCAGTGCCCCCGTGCTGGAGCAACTGGCCGCTGGCCGTACCCGCCTGATCGCCTTGCGCTCGGCCGGCTACAACCATGTCGACCTGCCCGCCGCCAAGCGCCTGGGCCTGAGTGTGGTGCGCGTACCCGCCTACTCGCCCCATGCCGTGGCCGAACATGCCGTGGCCCTGATCCTGGCCCTCAACCGTCGCCTGCATCGCGCCTATAACCGCACCCGCGAAGGTGACTTCACCCTGCACGGGTTGACCGGTTTCGACCTGGTGGGCAAAACCGTGGGCGTGGTGGGCACCGGCCAGATCGGCGCCACGTTCGGCAAGATCATGGCCGGTTTCGGCTGCAAGCTGCTGTGTTTCGACCCCTACCCCAACGCCGAACTGCTGGCACTGGGCGCGCAATACGTCACCCTGCCCGAGCTGCTGGCCGGTTCGCACATCATCTCCCTGCATTGCCCGCTGACCGCAGACAACAAGCACCTGATCAACGCCACCAGCCTGGCCACCCTCAAACATGGCGCCATGCTGATCAACACCGGGCGCGGCGCACTGGTCCATACGCCGGCGCTGATCGAAGCACTCAAGAGCGGCCAGTTGGGCTATCTGGGGCTGGATGTGTACGAGGAAGAGGCCCAGCTGTTCTTCGAGGACCGCTCCGACCTGCCCTTGCAGGATGATGTGCTGGCGCGGCTGCTGACCTTTCCCAACGTGATCATTACCGCTCATCAGGCGTTTCTGACCCGCGAGGCGCTGAACGCGATTGCAGCCACTACCCTGAGCAATATCGCGGCCTGGAAAAACGGCGTGGCGCAAAACCTGATCGAAGGTTGA
- the ttcA gene encoding tRNA 2-thiocytidine(32) synthetase TtcA, translating to MGTHSVSQIKLQKRLRRLTGEAIADFNMIEHGDKVMVCLSGGKDSYTLLDVLLHLQKVAPIQFEIVAVNMDQKQPGFPEDVLPAYLKSLGVEYHIVEKDTYSVVKELIPEGKTTCSLCSRLRRGTLYTFADEIGATKMALGHHRDDIVETFFLNMFFNGTLKAMPPKLRSDDGRNVVIRPLAYCNEKDIQAYSDWQQFPIIPCNLCGSQENLQRQVVKDMLQEWDRKTPGRTESIFRSLQNVIPSQLADRNLFDFASLKIDESATPRFVNLLNL from the coding sequence ATGGGCACTCACTCGGTCTCTCAAATCAAACTCCAGAAACGCCTGCGTCGATTGACCGGTGAGGCAATTGCCGACTTCAACATGATTGAGCATGGCGACAAGGTGATGGTCTGCCTGTCGGGCGGCAAGGACAGCTACACCCTGCTCGATGTGTTGCTGCACCTGCAAAAAGTGGCGCCGATCCAGTTCGAGATCGTGGCGGTGAACATGGACCAGAAGCAGCCGGGTTTCCCCGAGGACGTGCTGCCGGCCTACCTCAAGTCGCTGGGCGTGGAATATCACATCGTTGAAAAAGACACTTACTCGGTGGTCAAGGAACTGATCCCCGAAGGCAAAACCACCTGCTCGCTGTGTTCGCGCCTGCGCCGTGGCACCTTGTACACCTTTGCCGATGAGATCGGCGCGACCAAGATGGCCCTGGGGCATCATCGCGATGACATCGTTGAAACCTTCTTCCTCAACATGTTCTTCAACGGCACACTCAAGGCGATGCCGCCCAAGCTGCGCTCCGATGACGGGCGCAACGTGGTGATCCGCCCGCTGGCGTACTGCAACGAGAAGGACATCCAGGCCTACTCCGACTGGCAGCAGTTTCCGATCATTCCGTGCAACCTCTGTGGTTCCCAGGAAAACCTGCAACGCCAGGTGGTCAAGGACATGCTCCAGGAGTGGGACCGCAAGACGCCGGGCCGCACCGAGAGTATCTTTCGCAGCCTGCAGAACGTGATCCCGTCGCAATTGGCGGACCGTAACCTGTTTGATTTTGCGAGCCTGAAGATCGACGAAAGCGCCACGCCGCGCTTCGTCAACCTGCTCAACCTGTAA
- a CDS encoding DNA-3-methyladenine glycosylase I has protein sequence MRDYKWLHGYCLNRFGSSAALEAQLPVPKTAEQLRRISDDRYLSTLALRVFRAGLKHSVVDAKWPVFEEVFFGFDPEKVVLMGAEHLERLMQDARIIRHLGKLKSVPRNAQMVLDIAHEHGSFGAFIADWPVTDIVGLWKYLAKHGHQLGGLSAPRFLRMVGKDTFVPSYDVVAALNAQKLVDKAPTSLRDLAIVQNAFNQWHAESGRPMCQLSQMLAFTVNH, from the coding sequence ATGCGCGACTACAAATGGCTGCACGGATACTGTTTGAACCGCTTTGGTTCGTCAGCCGCACTTGAAGCCCAATTGCCCGTCCCGAAAACCGCGGAACAATTGCGCCGGATCAGCGACGATCGCTACCTGTCGACCCTGGCCCTGCGCGTCTTCCGTGCCGGGCTCAAGCACAGCGTGGTCGATGCCAAGTGGCCAGTATTTGAAGAAGTGTTCTTTGGTTTTGACCCGGAAAAAGTGGTGCTGATGGGCGCCGAGCACCTGGAGCGGTTGATGCAGGATGCGCGGATCATCCGCCATCTGGGCAAGCTTAAAAGCGTGCCGCGCAATGCCCAGATGGTGCTCGATATCGCCCACGAGCACGGCAGTTTCGGCGCGTTTATCGCCGACTGGCCAGTGACCGATATCGTCGGGTTGTGGAAGTACCTGGCCAAGCATGGGCATCAGCTGGGCGGTTTGTCGGCTCCGCGTTTTTTGCGCATGGTCGGCAAGGACACTTTTGTGCCCAGCTATGACGTGGTGGCCGCGCTGAACGCGCAGAAGCTGGTGGACAAGGCGCCGACCAGCCTGCGCGACCTGGCGATTGTGCAGAACGCCTTCAACCAGTGGCACGCCGAGAGTGGCCGGCCAATGTGCCAGCTGTCACAGATGCTGGCGTTTACGGTGAATCACTAA
- the wrbA gene encoding NAD(P)H:quinone oxidoreductase produces the protein MSAPYILVLFYSRNGSTSEMARQIARGIEQGGLEARLRTVPAISAECEAVAPAIPDDGAMYASLDDLKNCSGLALGSPTRFGNMAAPLKYFLDGTSNLWLTGALVGKPAGVFTSTASLHGGQESTLLSMLLPLMHHGMLVTGLPYSESALLHTTAGGTPYGPSHHAGADGKRGLDEHEIALCRALGQRLATIALKLESNRG, from the coding sequence GTGAGCGCGCCTTATATTCTGGTTCTGTTTTACAGCCGCAACGGTTCGACCAGCGAAATGGCCCGGCAAATTGCCCGGGGCATCGAGCAAGGTGGCCTTGAGGCGCGCCTGCGCACTGTGCCGGCCATCTCTGCCGAATGCGAAGCCGTGGCCCCAGCCATTCCCGACGACGGCGCGATGTACGCCAGCCTCGACGACCTGAAAAACTGCTCGGGGCTGGCCCTGGGCAGCCCGACGCGTTTCGGCAACATGGCCGCGCCGCTCAAGTACTTTCTCGATGGCACCAGCAACCTGTGGCTGACCGGCGCACTGGTCGGCAAGCCGGCGGGTGTGTTCACCTCCACCGCCAGCCTGCACGGCGGCCAGGAAAGCACCCTGCTGTCGATGCTGCTGCCGCTGATGCACCACGGCATGCTGGTCACCGGCCTGCCCTACAGCGAATCGGCCCTGCTCCATACCACCGCGGGTGGCACGCCTTATGGCCCGAGCCATCATGCCGGTGCTGACGGCAAGCGCGGCCTGGACGAGCACGAAATCGCCCTGTGCCGGGCCCTGGGTCAGCGTTTGGCCACTATTGCGCTGAAACTGGAGAGCAACCGTGGCTAA